One genomic window of Magnolia sinica isolate HGM2019 chromosome 3, MsV1, whole genome shotgun sequence includes the following:
- the LOC131240763 gene encoding oxoglutarate-dependent flavonoid 7-O-demethylase 1-like, producing the protein MESSKFSFGTSLKVPNVQELAKEQKITVPARYVRPDQDPTITVDPIISLLEIPIIDMEKLLLGESVAFELERLHSACKDWGFFQLVNHGVSPTLIEKMELEIQEFFKLPLEEKKKYCQTEGEVEGYGQAFVVSENQKLDWGDMFFLTTLPPHLRKPHLFDELPPSFRETLGAYAMELQKLAMAILGFMARALGMKAEEMKELFEEGLQSIRTNYYPTCPQPESVIGLSPHSDASGLTILRQVSEIEGLQIKKDGMWIPVKPLPNSFTINIGDVLEIVSNGMYRSIEHRATVNSMHERLSIAAFHNPKLTGEIGPAPSLISPQTPPQFRRVSVEKYLKELFTRKLEGKAYVDYLRIDSGEGNASSN; encoded by the exons ATGGAGTCGTCAAAATTTAGCTTTGGAACATCTCTTAAAGTGCCAAACGTTCAGGAGTTGGCGAAAGAGCAAAAGATCACTGTCCCAGCTCGTTACGTGCGTCCTGATCAAGACCCTACAATTACTGTCGATCCAATTATATCGCTGTTGGAGATTCCTATCATTGATATGGAGAAGCTGCTTCTCGGAGAATCCGTGGCCTTTGAATTGGAGAGATTGCATTCTGCTTGCAAAGACTGGGGATTTtttcag TTGGTAAATCATGGAGTTAGCCCTACCTTAATAGAGAAAATGGAGTTGGAGATTCAAGAATTCTTTAAGTTACCtttggaagagaaaaagaaatactgTCAGACGGAAGGAGAAGTTGAGGGATATGGGCAGGCTTTCGTTGTATCAGAAAACCAGAAACTTGATTGGGGTGACATGTTCTTCTTGACGACCCTCCCACCTCATTTAAGGAAGCCCCATCTTTTTGACGAGCTTCCCCCATCCTTCAG AGAGACATTGGGTGCCTATGCAATGGAGTTGCAAAAGCTGGCTATGGCCATATTGGGATTCATGGCTAGAGCTCTTGGGATGAAGGCAGAGGAGATGAAAGAACTGTTTGAAGAAGGTCTCCAGTCAATTAGGACAAATTACTACCCAACATGCCCTCAaccagaatcggtaattggcctttcACCTCACTCAGATGCTTCGGGCCTTACCATTCTTCGTCAAGTCAGTGAAATCGAAGGCCTTCAGATCAAGAAAGATGGGATGTGGATTCCTGTTAAGCCACTCCCTAATTCCTTTACAATCAACATTGGAGACGTTTTGGAG ATAGTTAGCAATGGCATGTACCGTAGCATCGAGCACAGGGCAACAGTAAACTCGATGCATGAGAGGCTGTCGATAGCTGCATTCCACAATCCCAAATTAACAGGAGAGATCGGCCCTGCTCCCAGTTTGATCAGCCCACAAACCCCACCACAGTTCAGACGTGTTAGTGTGGAAAAGTACTTGAAGGAACTCTTTACTAGGAAACTCGAAGGCAAGGCGTATGTTGACTACTTGAGGATAGACTCTGGAGAAGGCAATGCTAGTAGTAACTGA